The window TGTTCATATTCAGTTATGGACGATGTATTTGGAAGAATTATCAAAGAATCCATCGAATAACGAAGGCCACattacaatgaatattttattggaattcTGGGGCAAGATAACGCCTTGTATATTACAATTAGTTGAATACTCGAAAGTTGTAAGtgaaaaaatcatgaaaatattaaaaaatatgattttttttttttaaataaaaatttgattttatagttAGCCGAAATGGTCAATTTGCATTTCTTAAGCTTACTCGAAGCTCTTCTAGAATGTGGATCTATTCTGTTAAGTAAATTATTACCTCTTTGGAGTCCCATTCTATATTCGCATCATGTTCAGGTAAGACAAGTTATTAAaacgatttgtttttttttcctaacaatttttttcacgaagaaactttttatgaaaaatttatttataattagttaCCAGGACATTTACAAGTTCGTTTACAAAATTGTCGAGATTTTCCACCTAACAAAATGTCTGAACATTTTGCTTCGTCTCGGCGAGAATCTAATGCGACACTTTTACGATGGCTACATCGATTACAGTTCAAAATGGGGCAAATAGAGATGCAATCTTCTACAGCCacacaattttattctatttaaaaagataaaaattgaagaaaacaaaaaactaTCTAGTTGAACAGAagtatgttttataaaatatatttaagaagatATTGGATTGTATTTTAGACAAATATTGCATTATAcattgcaatattaatttgttaattgttgttaaatatatttattattttaaatatataataatattttgaaatttcccaattatttttatgtttgctTGTCCtagaaactttaattttcatgTAAAACATAAAAACTCTAGCAGATGGAATTTTGCACGCGTTACGTTCACGTTATCgcaaaataagtaattttattcgatccaACGCGATAAAAACATTTGCAATAAAAGGCGTgcgattaatttcgataagaTCATTAGTCATCGCGTACATATTATGTGCGAGGAATTTGAGTAACTTGCATAATGAGATTTGTAGGGAATTTATTCAGTAACTGAAtctagtaatatttaattctagtgaatagtttcttctatttctcaaTAATGTAAACAACTTTCAACAATTCGACTAAATccaattgatttttgaaaaatataatattaatcaaatttttcatttaatcatttaaatacgATTTGTccagttaaaaattatttggggaatactttcaataaaagtatcttattcttataatttgttattaatatatttgttttatatattttatgcagttgaattatttgttatcaaatttttaatattgcttttaattctcttgtcttaaataaaaaaatctactattttattcattctcaTGTCAAGGACACTTACTTTATGAACTGTATATCGCAGTTTTGTAACTAGCATTAATGACGTGAAAAACGAGGTTAGAAATGctttcgatttattaaatgtgaaaaattatacatttctcATGCTCAACAGAGTGGAATGTATACAGTACATGTATGTACatgtatttcaattaaaagtaaaagtatcGTGGAATGTAAACTACTTTAGTGTTCGATTGTAGATGTTTGATTTTCTCCAGTAGTCTCAATAAAAGTGCATCGTTActgtattattttacattttatttatcgttttttcactattaaattaatagatctcatataattttttaaaaaaactttttaaaaattcgacgaatatataaaaaatttgattttaacaaGTTGCTTTAATTTTGTGCCTATGTTATCTTTTTTCAGtcaaacatattattaaaatgccgTTTAAATTCCATTTGAAGAAAAGTCGGCAATATAACGTGGTTTCCAAAAATCAGTATGTAATCTGCATAGAATTATTGGATACCACTTCCATAGAATGCACATTGAGTATTGATAGCCTTGGTCAAGAATGTTTAGACAATGTAACTCAACGTTTAGGTCTAGGACAACCTGAATTCTTTGGCCTAAGATACATTTCTCGGCATGATTCTCCATCTCCAAGATGGGTTGACATGGATAAaccattaaaaaaacaattggaaaaagaagCTAAAAATTTCAGTTTATATTTGAGAGTTATGTATTATGTCACAGATGTACAACTCATTCAAGATGAAATGACAAGGTAtgtctttgatttttatatcttttaattataaatgtttatattgtaaatattatttttaggtaTCATTATTATCTTCAACTGAAAAGTGATATTTTAGAAGGTAGAATTCAATGCAATTCTAGACAAGCAACTCTTTTAGCAAGCTATTCGATGCAAGCAGAATTTGGTAACTATGATGCAGAACGACATACTATGGAATGCTTGCAGCAATGTACATTATTTCCTAAagtaattaagaaaatctacaaaagaataattaaattttttctatttatttctaacattattttattgctcAGGATGTTATTCAAGCAGATCCTGGAGGTCAAGATTCTCTTTTACATACAGCTGTAtgtcaatataaaaatctgatGGGTGTTACTCAAGCTGCAGCTGAAGaactatatatttctatcgttATGCAGTTAGAAGGATATGGAAATGAAACATTCTCTACTAAGGTATTCccagtaattttataatttatgcattttttgacataaaaatattgagaaataaatttttataggacAATGGTAACAACGAAGTAATATTAGGAATTTCTATCAATGGAATTATGATTGTATATCCTAACACACAAACAACACAGTTCTACaggtatttatatcataaaatattttacaaatatattaaaatatgaaatataattgaaatttataataggtGGAAAGATATAAGCAATGTGATTAATCACAAAAAGACATTTAGAATAGAATGCCAAGCGGAAGGCGAAGAGCCAAAGCAATTCATATTTACCGAATCACGTAATGCAAAATATGTGTGGCGTTTGTGTATAGCACAACATACATTTTACATGCAACATCAAGAATCACGGCCAATAGAAAGATCGACTAATGGTTATTTCGTAAGTACTATTTCATTCATGCTCGATATTATGTCaacatattcatataaataataaatttttcgtcaTATTTTAGGACAGCGATACAAACGATTCAGGAGATCATGCGGTATCGGTAAATTTGGATAATAGAAACACAGAAGGTCACACAAGATGGACGAGTTACAATGATCTTTCGACATCACCCTATCCCGTTGTATCATCGACGGACATTAACAACTTACGTGCCTTACTTCCATCATATAGACCAGCACCTGATTACGAAACTGCAGttcaaatgaaatacaataatGGAGGAAATCCACCTCAGCCTTATTATGCTAATCAATCTACAATTGTAGGAGCAGATATTTCGTGCCTTCTTGGTAACGTAGTTAATCGaagtagatattaaaattaggaagaaTAAAATCTATCATCAGATATTGTATCTGATGAGAAACATAATCGTTCcgcgtattataaatatttctaaggaacagtattttctaataattacttatgtatacacacacacacacacttttGCGAGGAGCAATAGGAAATTCTATAGAGATTAATGGTAAAGACTGACACGCACAAATTCGCAAACTATTCGTTCTTTTACtctatataatacttataagcgtattacaagtaaaaattagataacTGTACGAGACGATATACGGGGATATCCGCTATCTATTTACTACTGATCGAGAAATTACTCGTATTATACTATAAgacaaattatttgttttgattctTAACTCTCTGttgtttttattcattgttcttttcttcggtaaaatacaaaaacaacTCCGAGCTTTAATCGAACAATATTGAATTAAGAATCAATTCTATTTTAGACCTTGATTTTCGAATAGTTATCCaacttttattgtattttcaaattatataacatttcacGAGAAATTCGGAGAAGCTCGAAAACTCcattattatacaaagaaataattttcctgattgtatcaatttttaatattgtaaacaatatgatttatattatgtattgtatAGTTAATGTTGTATAAGAGTTAGATCatgttatattgtaaatagatggtaattatctttttccattaaaatgttaataaaataaaatatatttattgttataacaaaaataaaatttcttcattaattaatgattgaatTTAACCAACTTTATCTTAACATACAtccaatagaaataaattacatataaattatagaaaaatataacaaaaatataacaaatataaacaaaatattttttaatccattgtgaccaaattatttttaatgtttaatataggACTAGAGTAGAATATTttaggaataaaataattatcactttttacattatcaaattaaatatagtccCAATAGATTATTGACAATTACATACTTACATAGTACAAcagtaaataatttcttcattcagttttttcattaaattcactTTCATCAGCATCATTAATAGCATCCAACAAAGATACAGGATCAGGTTTATTTGCAGTGGCAAAAACTTTAAGACCAGCATCAAGTAATGCTTGTCTAGTCACAGGTCCAATAGCAACtgcttttatattgtttagatcataagacttttttttcaataatgttaCTATGTATTCTACTGTAGATGGactaaaaaatatgaagatcTTGGGCACATTGTccatgaattttaatagatcATGTTCTAAAGTTTTACTAGCCAAAGTTTTATAAACaactattttatgaattttaatgtcATTTTCATTAAGAGTCTTTTCTATTGTCTCACGTCCAATTTCACTACAAGGGTAAAGTAAAGGTTTTgactttttttcaatcgaggCCACTAACAATTCTGCTAATTCTTTGGCATTACCAGCCTCTTTACCAAAGCAGTTCTCTGAACCTAAGTGACTTTTAGCAAAAGACTCTGTTGCTGGTCCTACACAATATACTGGTAAAGTTTTCCAGGGAAGTAGAATGTCAGGATCTTCTTTTGCAGAAAGTTCAATTGCCTCTGCAGCACGACGACTTGTCAGGACAAGTCCTGTGAATATATTGtttgaaagatgaaaataatttgaatttaaaaagaattaaatttacttatgaTGTTATTACCATAGTATGAAGATGATGATAAAAAACATGTCCTCAATTCcgaaatatttacgaattcAAAGCGCAAAGTAGGCAAACAATCGCACAAATAACCTGCCGTTTTCAAGGTTTTAACGTACGCCTCTTgcgaatcatttttttctgataaacCACGACATAAAACAACTTTTTCGTAACGTAATGCCATATTCGCGAATTTTCCTTTCGTTGTACATGAAAAGGAAATTACCGCACACCCTGCATACCGGATATTTGAACGAAAATAAACACCCGCGATTCTATATATTACTAGAAAAGGATGTTTGTAACTATTTCACATATCGATGAATATCGAATAATGTTAATTCACGAAGAAGTATgataatttgttgaaaatattcaagacaaattacgaataaaaaacgCGGTAAAGTAGTAATTCAAATATCGGAATCAGAAGTAGCAATAGCAAATTCagatttcaatcaaatatgGAAGTCGTCTCTTTAGCGCATAAATGCAGAGCAATTAGACagagaaagtaaaataatgagagaaggatagagatatgGTAAAAACATTCAAATTAGCGCCATCtccagagtgccgcaaatgaaactcatAAAAAAGGACAGAAAATAGTGGgaaaaggatagaaatagaataagaattaactatcagcgccatctctagaATTCCAAAGACAttactttaaaagaaaaaagaatcatgtTTCTAGGAACATtcgagagatggcgctaatttttaattcttgttcTACTTTATCCTATGTTTAAGAAATCTTTAGtactcaagagatggcgctaaatattaattcttacatTATCTCCATCCTTCTCCCACTATCTTCTATCCTTTCTTTAAAAGTTTCGTTTGCGGCACTctggagatggcgctgatttcaatatttttatcttatctctgtccttcttctaatatttgttctctctttctatGCTCGTTCTTAGCGCATGGCTGCATATGAAATCTAGAATGTCAATTAAACACGCTTTCGtcgtttcaaaattacaatgtgctaaattcttgataaattaacttttctatcggaaaaagtttatatatatttgtatatattttaaatataaattcttctatATACAACATAGGAAAGTGAACGTTTTCTACGTATtgtccaaaaagaaaaataacacaaAGGAAACACAGAATCGAGTTTGATTTCATTGTCACTTTTATTGAAACACTCTTTAGGGTATACAAGCTATTCTAGATAAGCATTAaggaaagtataaaaaaaaaaaaaagaaaacattgaaCAACTGCTTACGAAATCACAAAGTGGATGTCTGTTCTTATTATCGTATCATTCGAACAGGTGCATTCGAAGGCACAACGATCCTCGACCCTTACGCATCGAGTATTTCGCCATGAAAACACGAACAATATGATGAAAATCGACGCACTATCGTATCTCAGTATCGTCGTAGCGAAACATCGTTTCACATTGGTCAAGCACAACGTGAAAACATGGACAATGACATATCCAATgccctataaaaaaaaaactaaccttaaagaagaaagaatgcaAAGAAGGACAGACATATGGGATAAGTTGCAATATAGGGATATTTACGCGATGAATTGGTAGCATCGCGATCTGTTCTCCTGGCAAAATCTCGGCGAACGTCGacatacgaaatatttattctttgtcCACGAACAATTATAACGCACAGAGTTCCATCGTAAAGGGGACCGAGTGCCTTCTTACTCGTATTCATTACGCAAAATAGAATGTTTATCATGAGAATCCAAAAATCTACATCTTAACATTATAACTAGGGAAACTTATGTTACAGAGAActgtaagaaatattatcgacATACGTACGGATTAAAACGTATTCTTATAGTAAAGTTATCTCTCATATATATCATCATTTGAATCGAAACCTCTTCGATTCCTATTTTGCCCCGCCTCCAAAATCGAAGAGGCAATGGTCCTGGcggtatatttaaaaaatcgtataaatgtatctctttttctcgctcgattttcttttagaCTCGCAAACTCCACTGTATTATTACTATTCTTTCAAACGATGTTTGTAAACCTACATTCGCATTGTTCGTTTATAGTCTCGCTGATTATTTATCGCtcgctaaaaattttatcgacgggaaaaaaggataaaagtgAAACGgagttattttttcttttctttttcaaaagaatatagaGAAACATTGTTTAAAAACTTTAGCTAATCTATACGCTTAAAACctacttaaataataatcacaaaAGACCAAAGTCCAGAGCATTGGGTCTGGCCAGGACTGTTATTACCGACAGATCTCGATAATCGTTATCGATTTCCGATAAACAGTTCGTCATAAGCAGTTCTTTTGCGCAATTGTCGGCTGTCGGCAAGCCTTCGACGATTTCGTTCAGAGTACTGGACGCAGATATGTAAGTACGTACCGATTAACAACAGATCGCAGAACAAATCCATCGCACATTCGAATTTTTACTCGGTGATCGACCgaggtgaaaaaaaataaaagtcaaaagaataatttgttaatatttcatcGGTCTCTGTGAATACAAGAAGAGTAGAATATTCGCCGAACTTCAAGCTTGTAACTGACGTGACAAACGATTGGCAATTTGTCAACTTCTCTCGAAAGGCGAATAATATTcatcgaaaagaagaagatcttCCTTTCAacgaagggaagaagaagaaacgataaaattcgTTACATCTGTGCCCAGCCTGTGCCTCGACTGATTATCGTCGCGGAATATAATCACTTCCGGTACCGGAAACCGTCGCgattaaagagagaaaaaaaaaaaaaaaagaataataacaaacaaaaaagagataaaaagagataaatgcCTAGCAATTAACTCGAAGATACTCcgatagtaaaatattatgcaaCTTACATACTTAATTGGCCTTAAACGTAAAATAGTAAAGTATAAAGATATGACTTAAGTACAACCACAAGAAGTTGGTCATTATTATGGCATTTATAATCCTTAACTACACTTCCTATTAGATTAACTAACGGCGCGTGTTAGCACGTATCTCTCTTCTAATGATTCTGTCCGATCATTTTTCGCATTCTACCGCGCCATTTCTACCGAGTATCGCTATCCAGAATCGATATCATCGATACTTTTCTACCgcttactatttttttttcttttttttttttttgtgagaaGCGATTTCATCAATGAATCGTtagtttcatcgatcgatggaCCATTTTCAATTTGCAATCTCGTTCATTCTTCGTTTCGAACATAAACTTGCTGCCCCTTTTGTTATCTCGTGATGAATATTTCTTCCAGTTTTTCGTGACCCgttaagaaaaatgtttcgagcattttgaaatttaaaaatcattcgtgcaaaatttctcatcgtttttacttttaatcaaGCTCGGATCTTTCTCAATGGATCGCGAATTGTGAGCGTTGTCTTCCGACTTCTTCGCATTCGGTTAACCTTCGAGTAACCTCATCCAGTAAGCGTGGTCTTCAAGTTGGATCCAAAGTTTCGATCGAGGATCGTGGAAAGCAGTATCCTGTAGCAGCTCCTCTTCGTTTTTTAACGATCTCTCGCGAAAATTGGATATCTCGGAAggtcagatttttttttcgatcggcGCTGCGAtggattaaaaagaagaagaagaagaagaaaaaaaataaaaggaggaCAAATGGTGGGATCTTCGACGGATCCTGGATCCGTCCCTCCGTCCTTGCTTGAGCTACGAGttttttgattaatcgaaGACATCTCGGAGATCCTCGACGCCCCATCCGGACCGCTCTCTGCCTTCTTTAGTCCTTCGTCGGTTCGAATCTGAAATCGAAAATcgtatgattaattatatatatatatatattcttctcgaACCAAACATCGattaaaaaacgatatatatattgggttggcaactaagtaattgcggatttcagttgaagttgatgacgacctaatcaaagcaataatcgattcggatcgtcacagtacaactcgtgagattgcagagaagcttcatgtatcgcatacatgcattgaaaaccgtttaaaacaacttggctatgttcaaaaactcgatacatgggttcctcacgaactgaaagaaaagcatttaacgcaacgcgttaacagctgcgatttgctaaagaaacgtaatgaaaatgatccatttttaaaacgaccgataactggcgatgaaaaatgggttgtttacaacaatatcaagcggaaaagatggtggagcaggccacgtgaaccagctcaaacaacatcaaaagctggtattcgtcgaaagaaggttttgttatcagtttggtgggattacaaaggaattgtctattttgaactcttaccacccaaccgaacgatcaattctgttgtctacatcgaataactaacgaaattaaacgatgcagttgaagaaaagcggcccgaattgacaaaacgaaaaggtgttgtattccatcgtgacgatgcaaggccacacacatctttggtcactcggcaaaaattattggagcttggttgggatgttttgccacatccaccgtatagtcctgaccttgcactatctgattactttttgtttcgatctttacaaaactcctcgaatggtaaaaatttcaataacgatgatgatatcaaatcgtacctgattcagttttttgctaataaaaaccacaagttttatgaacgtggaaTTATGATGctgattgatcaaaatgggcaacacattacagaataaagttatttagttccatgaaaaaattgtctttgattttctaaaaaaaatccgcaattacttagttgccaacccaatacatATCCTTCCAATATCTCATtctacgaagaaaaaaaataaatttcgacaaaaaaaaaagattaaaaataaagaaacaagatgtataaaagtaaaacaaaaattccatCGATCCTCTCCTCGAATCATCTAAAAAAAACGAGATTTCAAATCAGATCTCCCTTGCATCCAACCACTTCTCAAGCTCGTTCGCCACTTTCCTTCCACTGGTCGCATCGAAGCGAAGGAATCGTGTCAGGTTAGATCCAGGCAAAGAGCCGTGTCCAAGAGCATGAAGATCTCGGCTACCACCTCGCGCCGGTCTCTCGTTGGTAATCGGGGAAAAGGAGAACGATTTCTTGGCGGTCGGACGAGCAGCGGCCCGATAATCGGCCCTCCGAGCGTACCAATAATTTgacgtaatttaataaacgcgACCCTCGCGTTCGTCGTACGTGCGCCGGGTCGCGCGACTATCATTACCGACAGTTTGATCGTATCTGGCCGTGTGCGTAATGACGATGCACCCAGAGTCCAACGCCAGCCCGGTGCGCACCGGTGCACGATCATCGGTCATGCAAATTGCCGATGGGGAATCTCGCGGCCTGCCCCTCCGCGATACACCGTTCCATTCTTGCCTTGTCTTGTTTCCACTCTTTCTTTCACGTGGGAAACAATGTATTGCTGGGGAATTCCTAGAGAATTCgcagatggcgctgattcccCGGCCCCGGCTCAAAATGGAGGTTAATAAACGGGGGACGCTGATATATTTCACGGTATTGAAAGTATCGAGagttgttataataattttaagggGGGAGAGTAACAGGGGGTGTAAAATACGTTTCGAGAGTGAAATTGTGGAGAAGAAGGTGTCTGTGGAGTGAAGACGAGTGTTGGAGTTCGCGagagttattaaaataattcgtgaGATAACGATGAGAATATATTAAAGGGAGTTAAAAGTTGTTTTGCTGAGGAGAACGGGTTTCTTCGAGAAGGTTATTAAAGTAATTCTGTGCAGATATGATAACTGAAAGGTGCAAAGGGTATGTGATAAAAGTTTTTTGGAAAGTTTACTTTCATTATCGAAACGGGATTGAGGTTAAGTAGATTCGtagtaaatttttactttgttcgattattatttttctattttcgatcgatctttgaCGGAGGATACTCGaagtttctcgaattttcgatTCCGACGTTCGTATTCTGGCGCCACTCCGTATATCGCCGCGCACCAATCGGCTACCGCGATTGGCCACAGGCCGGCTCGTTCGTAATTTCCCTCGGTGCCATAATAAACGGCCAGACGGACACACCAACTATCCGCTCATATACACGCGTCGTGGAGATATGCTTGTATACTATGGTTTGCGGCGCTTTACGCTCcgtttgaaattcaattgaaacaTCAAGAATTTTAATGGCGGTCGTGGCGTTAAAACGATCGCTTTATTATCGACCGAGGAGGacgatcgaattaataatgaattacgaCGATTCCTTTTTGCGAATGTGGATCGTTATCGGTATGATTCATGCCGAGAGacgcgagagagaaaagagatgaGAGATTCGTTCAcggttattcgaaattatttatccgataacgaacgaagaagaagggcGAGTTACCGTACCGACCGTGCAATGTCTTTATTGACGCCGTTTTATAGAACTAGTAATTAAAATCTCTCGTTTATTGCCACCAGAGGCGCAATAATCTAGAGAAGAATTATCtctaatgttaaaatatcgacaaatattttttatatatatagctctAATCGAAAAAATGTTAACGAGAGAATAGATTGATGCACGCACTCGGAGTTTTGATTTTTCTCcttgaattttcttcgaatcgacCAATACCACAACAACACGCCCTCGCCATCGTCGTCGTTTCATTCTCGCCCATCGCCTCCAACGTCCCTCGATTTCTAGAGAATACACTGGGAAGAGTTACGAGCCTTCAGACTGATTATTAAGCCCCGAAGATTTAAAGCGCCGCTTTGTATACCTGGCTGGCGCGGCGAACGAAATTCATTTAGCGATCGGAACAACTGCGACGAGCTCGACGTTTTAATCAATCAAACGGGTCAATAGCATCTCTTCCCCTCCTTCGTCCATCCTCCTCCATCTCTCGAATCTCCGTTATCTTCCATTCAACGAGGAATCATTCCGgtctcaagaaaaaaaaataaataaataaataaaaataaaataaaataagattgattTCGATACAAAGACACGTTTCTCcacacttttatttttcatgctCCCTACAAACACGTTTCGTCAATGGTTTAAACGAGCGATGTTTAAACAACGTTTATCCTCGGACAAACGGAGGCAATAAATCTTATCAGATGGAAACGATAGTACGCGATTTGATTGTCCACCGAGAGAGGGACTAATAGAGCGGTGTGCAGCGTGGAAAAGAAGCAAGACAAAGGGCGCGGTAAGGGACGACTCAAGGTCATCGCCGGTTCGcaattcgaacgaatcgatAAATCTTGCGGTATCGATACCGCCCCTATGCACAATGTTGTCGGTTGCGgtatatttgcaaattatttatcagaCGGTGCGCGGCAATTACAAGAGGCGAAGTCGAGGCGGATAGGA is drawn from Apis mellifera strain DH4 linkage group LG5, Amel_HAv3.1, whole genome shotgun sequence and contains these coding sequences:
- the LOC408846 gene encoding tyrosine-protein phosphatase non-receptor type 14 isoform X1, with amino-acid sequence MPFKFHLKKSRQYNVVSKNQYVICIELLDTTSIECTLSIDSLGQECLDNVTQRLGLGQPEFFGLRYISRHDSPSPRWVDMDKPLKKQLEKEAKNFSLYLRVMYYVTDVQLIQDEMTRYHYYLQLKSDILEGRIQCNSRQATLLASYSMQAEFGNYDAERHTMECLQQCTLFPKDVIQADPGGQDSLLHTAVCQYKNLMGVTQAAAEELYISIVMQLEGYGNETFSTKDNGNNEVILGISINGIMIVYPNTQTTQFYRWKDISNVINHKKTFRIECQAEGEEPKQFIFTESRNAKYVWRLCIAQHTFYMQHQESRPIERSTNGYFDSDTNDSGDHAVSVNLDNRNTEGHTRWTSYNDLSTSPYPVVSSTDINNLRALLPSYRPAPDYETAVQMKYNNGGNPPQPYYANQSTIVGADISCLLGNVVNRSRY
- the LOC408847 gene encoding uroporphyrinogen-III synthase, with amino-acid sequence MALRYEKVVLCRGLSEKNDSQEAYVKTLKTAGYLCDCLPTLRFEFVNISELRTCFLSSSSYYGLVLTSRRAAEAIELSAKEDPDILLPWKTLPVYCVGPATESFAKSHLGSENCFGKEAGNAKELAELLVASIEKKSKPLLYPCSEIGRETIEKTLNENDIKIHKIVVYKTLASKTLEHDLLKFMDNVPKIFIFFSPSTVEYIVTLLKKKSYDLNNIKAVAIGPVTRQALLDAGLKVFATANKPDPVSLLDAINDADESEFNEKTE
- the LOC408846 gene encoding tyrosine-protein phosphatase non-receptor type 21 isoform X2, which gives rise to MDKPLKKQLEKEAKNFSLYLRVMYYVTDVQLIQDEMTRYHYYLQLKSDILEGRIQCNSRQATLLASYSMQAEFGNYDAERHTMECLQQCTLFPKDVIQADPGGQDSLLHTAVCQYKNLMGVTQAAAEELYISIVMQLEGYGNETFSTKDNGNNEVILGISINGIMIVYPNTQTTQFYRWKDISNVINHKKTFRIECQAEGEEPKQFIFTESRNAKYVWRLCIAQHTFYMQHQESRPIERSTNGYFDSDTNDSGDHAVSVNLDNRNTEGHTRWTSYNDLSTSPYPVVSSTDINNLRALLPSYRPAPDYETAVQMKYNNGGNPPQPYYANQSTIVGADISCLLGNVVNRSRY